One Dokdonia sp. Dokd-P16 genomic window carries:
- a CDS encoding ABC transporter ATP-binding protein, whose protein sequence is MSKEQNTKGKVTITSAFKTIIWPRRKLVFIGLILIVIGRLSSLVLPWKSKALLDDIIPNKDMAALYDLLWLVGVALLIQAITSFLLTRILSVQAQYLISELRAQVQKKVLSLPISFFDNTKSGALVSRIMSDVEGVRNLIGTGLVQLVGGTITAFISLVLLIRINALMTLFVFLPVAIFGYVALRAFKYIRPIFRNRGKINAEVKGRLTETLSGVRVIKGFGAEEQENKSFEEGVDRLFQNVKKSLTATAMMSSSSTFLLGLASVGIMGIGGYFMIQGEMTTGEFLFFTLLLGFMIAPIVQMSNIGSQLTEALAGLDRTEELMNMTPEDEIGKRDIELENFKGDIKFENVSFSYEKGKEVIHNISFEAKAGTTVALVGSSGSGKSTIAGLSATFLNPQQGVVSVDGQDLSRVKLPSFRKHLGVVLQDEFLFEGTIRDNIMFPRPDASEERLQEAVKAGYVNEFTDRFEDGLDTLIGERGVKLSGGQRQRIAIARAILAAPKVIILDEATSNLDTESEALIQKSLSQLVKDRTTIVIAHRLSTIKKADQILVIEDGRIAEQGTHDELIDKEGRYFDLYTYQAKI, encoded by the coding sequence ATGTCAAAAGAACAGAATACGAAGGGTAAAGTAACTATAACATCTGCATTTAAAACCATTATCTGGCCACGTAGAAAGCTAGTATTTATTGGACTCATTCTTATCGTAATAGGTCGTCTGTCGAGTCTCGTGTTGCCATGGAAATCAAAAGCTTTACTAGATGACATTATCCCTAATAAGGACATGGCTGCACTATACGATTTATTGTGGCTCGTAGGGGTTGCGCTTCTTATACAAGCCATTACATCATTTTTACTTACACGTATATTGAGTGTACAAGCACAGTATCTTATCTCAGAGCTTAGAGCTCAGGTACAGAAAAAAGTATTGTCATTACCTATTAGTTTTTTTGATAACACAAAATCCGGAGCGCTTGTATCACGCATCATGAGTGATGTAGAAGGTGTGCGTAATCTTATAGGTACAGGATTAGTACAGCTGGTGGGAGGAACTATAACCGCCTTTATATCACTAGTTCTATTAATACGTATTAATGCGTTAATGACGTTGTTTGTGTTTTTACCAGTAGCCATTTTTGGATATGTTGCCTTACGTGCTTTCAAGTATATCCGTCCTATTTTTAGAAATAGAGGTAAAATAAACGCCGAAGTAAAAGGAAGGCTTACCGAGACACTATCTGGTGTGCGAGTTATAAAAGGATTTGGCGCAGAAGAACAGGAAAATAAATCCTTTGAAGAAGGTGTTGATAGATTGTTTCAAAACGTCAAAAAAAGCCTTACTGCTACAGCGATGATGTCTAGTAGTTCTACATTTTTACTTGGCCTAGCATCTGTTGGAATCATGGGTATAGGTGGTTATTTTATGATACAAGGAGAGATGACTACGGGAGAGTTTCTGTTTTTTACACTCTTGCTAGGTTTTATGATTGCGCCTATCGTACAAATGAGTAATATAGGGAGCCAACTTACAGAAGCATTAGCAGGATTAGACCGTACTGAGGAGTTAATGAATATGACGCCTGAGGATGAAATAGGGAAGCGTGATATAGAGCTAGAAAATTTTAAAGGAGATATAAAATTTGAAAATGTATCCTTCTCTTATGAAAAAGGAAAAGAAGTGATACATAATATTTCATTTGAGGCAAAAGCAGGAACTACGGTAGCACTTGTAGGTAGTTCTGGTTCTGGAAAATCAACTATTGCGGGATTATCTGCAACATTTTTAAATCCTCAACAAGGAGTGGTTTCTGTAGATGGTCAAGATTTATCAAGAGTAAAACTACCTAGTTTTAGAAAGCATTTAGGAGTTGTATTACAAGATGAATTTTTATTTGAGGGAACTATAAGAGACAATATAATGTTCCCTAGACCAGATGCCTCAGAAGAGCGATTACAAGAAGCGGTAAAGGCTGGTTATGTAAATGAGTTTACAGATCGTTTTGAAGACGGACTTGATACACTTATAGGTGAGCGAGGTGTAAAACTATCTGGTGGGCAGCGACAGCGTATTGCGATTGCTAGAGCAATACTTGCTGCTCCTAAGGTGATTATACTGGATGAGGCAACCTCAAATCTAGACACCGAAAGCGAAGCGCTTATTCAAAAGTCCTTATCACAACTTGTAAAGGATAGAACTACTATTGTCATTGCTCACAGACTGAGTACTATAAAAAAGGCTGATCAAATCTTAGTGATAGAAGATGGCCGCATCGCAGAACAGGGAACTCACGATGAACTTATAGATAAAGAAGGAAGATATTTTGATTTATATACGTATCAAGCTAAGATTTAA
- a CDS encoding DUF2237 family protein, translating to MNDNSTHVLNILGSSLIGCCSDPMTGYFRDGYCRTASIDNGTHVVCAIMTEEFLAYTKLKGNDLSTPIPQWNFPGLKPGDGWCLCILRWLEAEKAGVAPLVKLAATDQKALEYTTIDMLEKYAYD from the coding sequence ATGAATGACAATAGTACACACGTATTAAATATATTAGGTTCATCCTTGATAGGTTGTTGTAGTGATCCTATGACAGGATATTTTAGAGATGGATACTGCAGGACGGCGAGCATAGATAATGGAACGCATGTAGTGTGTGCTATTATGACAGAAGAGTTCCTTGCTTATACAAAGTTAAAAGGAAATGACCTCTCTACTCCTATTCCTCAATGGAATTTTCCGGGGCTTAAACCTGGTGATGGGTGGTGTTTGTGCATTTTGAGATGGCTAGAAGCAGAAAAAGCTGGGGTTGCACCACTGGTAAAGCTGGCTGCCACAGATCAAAAAGCACTGGAGTACACTACCATTGATATGCTTGAAAAATATGCCTACGATTAA
- a CDS encoding DoxX family protein has translation MEYLSIVLKCIVGLSILNVWLLRKGQSSPWRGGNANSLKEEFAHYGLSETAMKAVGTIKCLLAVGLIVSIFVPVLEFYSALGIAVMMVGAIAMHLKVGDALKKSFPAFLFLALSVLIVLI, from the coding sequence ATGGAATATTTATCGATTGTTTTAAAATGTATCGTTGGCTTAAGCATTCTCAATGTATGGCTATTACGTAAAGGACAATCTTCACCTTGGAGAGGAGGAAATGCAAATTCCTTGAAAGAAGAATTTGCTCATTATGGATTATCAGAAACAGCAATGAAAGCAGTAGGAACCATTAAGTGTTTACTTGCTGTAGGGCTTATAGTTTCTATTTTTGTACCAGTTTTAGAATTTTATAGTGCTTTAGGTATTGCGGTGATGATGGTAGGAGCAATTGCAATGCACTTGAAAGTAGGGGATGCCTTGAAAAAGTCTTTTCCTGCATTTCTGTTTTTAGCACTTTCAGTATTGATTGTTCTTATCTAA
- a CDS encoding DoxX family protein, whose translation MTIAHTVLIGLIGFSFLYYGVSCLSSNFMTAEFERFGLSKLQRKITGVAQIIGGLGVLIGYFYKPLQIAALMGISLLMLLGWGVRLKIKDTFIAALPSFVFFVLNAYLAYYLIFLR comes from the coding sequence ATGACAATAGCACATACAGTACTTATAGGGTTAATAGGCTTTTCATTCCTTTATTACGGTGTGAGTTGTTTGTCTTCCAACTTTATGACCGCCGAATTTGAGCGTTTTGGACTATCTAAACTACAACGAAAAATTACTGGTGTCGCACAAATTATTGGTGGACTAGGAGTCTTAATAGGATACTTCTACAAGCCGTTACAAATTGCAGCCTTGATGGGGATTTCACTACTAATGTTATTAGGATGGGGTGTTCGCCTTAAGATAAAAGATACCTTTATAGCCGCTTTACCATCCTTTGTATTCTTTGTGCTCAATGCTTATCTAGCTTATTATCTGATTTTCCTTAGATAA
- a CDS encoding cold-shock protein has product MARPQETFGKKEREKKRLKKAEDKRKKKAARKESGEKANEFVYVNHLGQLVDTPPDPALKEEVDVEDIVLGIPKKVEGDEPDPIRTGFVEFFDSSKGFGFIKDADTPEKYFVHISEVRDGELKEGNKVSYEIERGQKGMNAVRVSKVA; this is encoded by the coding sequence ATGGCTAGACCACAAGAAACCTTTGGTAAAAAAGAACGAGAAAAGAAAAGGCTTAAGAAAGCCGAAGACAAGCGCAAGAAAAAAGCAGCGCGAAAAGAAAGCGGAGAGAAAGCAAACGAGTTTGTATACGTAAACCACTTAGGACAATTAGTAGATACTCCACCAGATCCAGCTTTAAAGGAAGAGGTAGATGTAGAGGATATTGTTTTAGGGATTCCTAAGAAAGTTGAAGGCGATGAGCCAGATCCAATTAGAACAGGTTTTGTAGAATTCTTTGACTCTTCAAAAGGTTTTGGATTTATCAAAGATGCCGATACTCCAGAAAAGTACTTTGTACACATTTCTGAAGTGCGCGATGGTGAACTTAAAGAAGGCAATAAAGTGTCTTACGAAATAGAAAGAGGACAAAAAGGAATGAACGCAGTACGCGTGAGTAAAGTTGCTTAA
- a CDS encoding pseudouridine synthase: protein MSHTHFKLFKPYGFISQLLSNDERQARKKKFLSELHDFPEGTMAIGRLDEKSEGLLLMTTDGKLSDTINRSGIEKEYYVQVDGMITDDAIDQMAAGVEIGFDGKKYLTKSCKVRRLTEAPKLPERSKKIRDARHGPTPWIAVTITEGKFRQVRKMTSAVGFPTLRLVRIRIGSQTLMGLEPRQVIEVKELL from the coding sequence ATGAGCCATACTCACTTCAAATTATTCAAACCTTATGGTTTTATTAGTCAGCTGCTTAGTAATGATGAGCGACAGGCCAGAAAGAAGAAGTTTTTGAGCGAGCTACATGATTTTCCTGAGGGTACAATGGCTATAGGCCGTCTTGACGAGAAATCTGAGGGGTTACTACTCATGACAACAGATGGTAAACTGTCTGATACTATCAATCGATCAGGTATTGAAAAAGAGTACTATGTGCAAGTAGATGGTATGATTACTGACGACGCCATTGACCAAATGGCCGCTGGAGTTGAGATTGGTTTTGATGGCAAGAAATACCTAACAAAGTCATGCAAAGTGAGAAGACTTACAGAAGCTCCTAAACTTCCGGAACGTTCTAAAAAAATAAGAGATGCTCGTCATGGGCCTACACCGTGGATAGCTGTTACTATTACAGAAGGAAAATTTAGACAAGTACGTAAGATGACGAGTGCTGTAGGTTTCCCTACACTGAGACTTGTAAGAATAAGAATAGGCTCACAAACCCTAATGGGTCTGGAGCCTAGACAAGTTATTGAGGTAAAGGAGTTACTTTAA